CCTTTCACTATAAAAATATTTCCATTTGTAGCCTCTGTAATATTTTTTTTTTCATTTAACAAGACACAATTATCCAAACCGTTATCCTTAGCATAAACAGATGCAAGAATGTTTAAAATTTTGTTATTTGTTTTTAATGTCGAAAGTAGTCCGGAATAATGATAAAAATCCTTAAATAAATCTATACGGTATACATTTTTCCTTTGTACGATTGATTCCGAAACATCAATTAAATAATCCACCTCATTGGAATCAGGCATATAATATCCTCCATCTTTTCTATATATACTAAATCTTGCTCTGAGAACTTTTGAATTTGAGATAGGCAAAACGGTTTTTAAAATCTCTTCTTCCAAATTTTCCAGTGTAAAATTCATAGGAATTTTCATACGTAACATACGCATGGAAGCCATTAGTCTAAAATAATGGTCTTCCCAAAAAATAACCTTGCCATGATATATTTTTACAGTTTCAAAAAGAGCATCTCCATATTTGAAACCCCTGTTATCAACTGTAAGTTTTACCCTTGTGCCGGAAATTAAGTCGCCGTTAAAATTTAGTGGCATACATTAGCTATCATAATTATCAGCACAAAAGTACATGAATTTTTTCATTTGAAAATTCACAAAAAACAAATGAAAAAAATTTATAGACTAACGAAGTGGTTACTGAAGTGAAACTAAATTTTGTGTTTTTTAACTAAGTACATGACAAAAATTTAGTCAAGTTCATATTGTTTTGATTTACAGGGTTTAATAGCACAGAAGCGATATAATCTAATCCATATTTGAATATGCTTTTAGCCATTCTTCCATGCTTTTTTATTTTGATAGGCTTAATCTGATGTAAATATATACCAACTTTGTAACACCATACGAAAGCCATCATTACAAGCAGTACTAATTTTTCAATACGCTTAATATCTTGCAGGTGTGTGTTTTCAATATCAAAGCCACTGGCTTTCATTGCTTTAAAACACATCTCTATCTGCCATCGTTCTTTGTATTGTTCAAAGGCCTTATCAGGAGCGTTGAACGATACAATGATTAAGAAATCAGGCTTTCCATTTTTTGGGTACAACTTGCATCCGGAAAGGAAACAAAGCTGACCATTAACACGTACAATTTTAGGATAATACACAAACTCATTGATCTTATGTGGATTAAACAAGTGAAATACTTTGATGGTTTTGTTCTTATCAGGAAGCTCTACCTTAAAGTTGTTTCGAATGCGGATATAATATTTGATTCCATTTGTATTCAAGAAATCCAACCAATGATTACCTACAAACTCTCTATCGGCTACAATGGATTTAATAACATCTTTGCCAAAAAGTCTTATGAAACGATTCACAAGATCAATACGCTCCTGACTGTTAGAGTTCCCTGGCTTATCTAACATAGTAAATAACAATGGGAAGGCAACACCTTTATAGACAACTCCCAACTTAAAAATGTTGATGTTGGTCTGACCAAACTTCCAATTGGTCCTATCAATACTCAAGATCAATCCCTCTTGCTTAGGAAGGAGACTAAATATAAGACGAGCGATCAAATCTCCATCCAACGAATAATCAGCAATAAATCTTTGAATACGTCTGAGTGATGACTTCGAATCTACTGAGGTCTCAAAAGCGTTGGCTACCTTTTCAAAGGTAACTGTCTGTACCTTACAGAGGGCGATAATGAAATGTGATATGAGTTTGATTCTTGCCAAATTGATCTTACCTTGGAAATGAGAACTTAAAACTGAATTTAATTCACTACTTTTAGTGGAAGCATTGGTTTTTTTCATTAGAAAAATGAGTGATGTTATTCTTCTAATATACTGAAAATCAATGCTTTATTTTAATTATTTAACATTTAATTTACTGATAATCAATTAATTATATTTTTTGTCATGTACTAAAGTTTTTTAATCAAAATTTAGTTTTTTACAGAAGAAATTTAATGAACTCATTTAAATTTTTTGGATTTAAGCGAAAATTAGAAGTTTTTAGCAAATTGAAAAAGTTTAAATGAGTTCAATGTAAAAAAGAAAGATATAAACACTATCGGGAGTCCTTTTAAATTAACATAGCAAACCCACATAGTACGCAACCGGTTTTTCAAACCCTATGCTCCTATTCTGTGTTTTAATTCGTCAATTTGATTTTCCCACAGTAATTTAGATTCTTCTATTTCATCTTCATCCACAAAATCAGTAATAATTAAAGAAACATCTTTGGTGATAGCGTCTACTTGAATTTTAAATTCAAAATATGTTTCATCTCCTTCGCTTTCCAGCCATTTATAACGTACTTTTTCATCTTGTTTTTTAGAAACGATGATTGCTGTTTCTTCAGAGTCTTCCCACATAAATATAATCAATTTTCCTCTTGAATTTACCCCGTCCGCAAACCATTCTTCCAAACCGGAAGGAGAAGTAAAATATCGATATAACATATTCGGAGAAGCATGAATTGGAAACTCTATTTCGTATTTTATTTTACCCATTTACTCGCCTGAATTTATATAAAAAAACAAGAATTTTTTATAGTATAATTCAAGCAATATAACTAATAAATTCATTTAAAAAAAATTAAAAGTGTATCTTGTGGAAAGGTAAAAATCAATTATATTCGCAGCCTCTTAATTATGGCGAGGTAGCTCAGGTGGTTAGAGCGCAGGATTCATAACCCTGAGGTCACGGGTTCAAATCCCGTCTTCGCTACTTAATTATTAAGCAGTTACATGAATTTTGTAACTGCTTTTGTTTTTTTAGACAACTATCGGACAACAAAGTAGCGTTCCTCATTTATGTTATACTATCTCAGGCAGGGTTTTTAGGGAGGTACTCCCTAAACAAGGTGCAAGACATATATTTCTAAGATGTGTATTAAAATGTGCTTGACTTGCATACTTGCTGTAATGTTCCTGTAATGTTCTTCACAAAATTTTGAAATATATTGCGTAATGTTTACTGCATATCTTTTTCTTGTCACAATCAATTTGCGTTCATCCGCGGATTCCAAAGGTCTCCTTTGGCAAGTAGGCGAAATCATCAATCTATATAGATTCCATATTGATTTCACGTTCTTGCTTAGAAATACTCCATTTCTTTTTTTTGAGTTTTTTCCTCTCATATTTTGGGTATAAAAAAATCATTTCCCATAAGGAAAGTTCTCAATTCTTCCCGCCACGCGCTCCAGACAAAACCATCAACCACCTTTTCACGATTTAGGCTTTTTGTAGAACGAGAATGTTTAGGTTCGACCTATAATTTCCCCCAAAAATCGGACAGTAATTTAAGTTAGATTTTTAATTATAAATTTACTGTATCATGAGTAGAAGAAGATTCACATCAGAGTTTAAATTCAAGGTGTTTTTAGAATCCTTGAGCGAGCGTTATACGATTCAAGAGTTGGGTTCGTAAATATGAGATCCATCCAACCCAAATTACCAATTGGAAGGCTCAATTTTTAAAGAATGGTCAAGCTGTATTTGATGATCGTCCGGTAAAGGATTCAAAAACAGAGTCATAAGAGAAAGAAGATCGTTATTTAAAGAAGATCGGTCAGCAAAAGATGGAGATTGATTTTTTAAAGAAAGCCTTGTCATGAATAAGAGTTCAAAACAGCGTAAAGAACAGGTTGACAAGGCAAGTAAGCTGTCTATTGTAAAGCAATGTGATTTATTACAAATTCATCGTAGTAGTGTGTATTACATTCCAAAGGGAGAGAGTTCATTGAATCTGGAGATCATGAGATTGATAGATGAGGAGCATCTGCTTCACCCATGGCTTGGAGTTCCTCGTATAACTACTTGGCTCAATATGGATAAGGGTTATAAGATCAACAAAAAGCGCATAGAACGCCTTTACAGACTCATGGGGTTGTCTGCCGTTGGCCCCAAGCCTAATACTTCCAAAAGAGGTAAAGGGGCTTTGCATAGAATCTATAAGTACCTGTTGAGTAAGTTAAAGATTAGACATTCCAATCAAGTGTGGGCAATGGATATTACCTACATTCCAGTTCAGGGAGGGTATTTGTATTTATGTGCTATTATAGACCTTTACAGTCGTTATGTAGTGGGTTGGTCATTATCCAACACGATGACAAGTAACCGGTGCAGAGAAACCTTACAAGAGGCTATTGAAAAACATGGAAAACCAGAGATTCTCAATACAGATAAGGGGAGTCAGTTTACTGCCTATGAGTTCTGCCATTGGGTAACTCATCCTGATAGAGCCATCAAGCTCAGTATGGATGGTAAAGGAAGAGCTATTGATAATATTTTCATTGAACGATTATGGCGTAGTGTCAAATACGAACATGTATATTTGTTTCCAGCTAGTGACGGTAGAGAATGTTATAGAGGTTTAAAGGAGTATTTCGAGTATTACAATACACAAAGAAGGCATCAAAGTATCGGTAATCAACATCCTCAAACCATTTATCAACAAACCCTAAAAATAGCAGCATGAGATATGATGATACTTTGGGGAGTTATTCACAAAAAATGAGAGTTATCAGTCTCCTCCCGGACCCCCCTCTTTCAACATCATTATCTCATTTAAGTTTTAATAAAATCTGTCCTATCAATGGGGGGAATTATACAATGTGGAAAGTCAGGCTCGAAAGTTAAGTCGTTTTCTCCGTTACTTGAGCCAAAAGTATAAGTCCTTGTTGAAGTTAAATTATTTATATATAGGTATATCCAATCTCCATTAGTATCTTTTAAGTTAGTAGCATCAATAATAAAGTTCTTATTATCTCTGTACTTGACCATAATTCCTTTTGGTTGAGGTACACCTGTACCGTCTTTTGGAATAAGTACTTTACCGTTAATTAAACATCCAAAAGTGTTAGCTCCAGTTTGTGTTATCGGAGGTAATTGGTCTTGTTCAATGGGGTCATCATTATTTGAGCAATTAAAAAATGTAATTACTACAAATAATAAAACTGTTTTTAAAATGTTTGTTTTCATATTTTAATTTTAAGTGGTTAAAAAAATTATTAAGGAAATTTGTTTTTAGTACATGACAAAAAATATAATTAATTGATTATCAGTAAATTAAATGTTAAATAATTAAAATAAAGCATTGATTTTCAGTATATTAGAAGAATAACATCACTCATTTTTCTAATGAAAAAAACCAATGCTTCCACTAAAAGTAGTGAATTAAATTCAGTTTTAAGTTCTCATTTCCAAGGTAAGATCAATTTGGCAAGAATCAAACTCATATCACATTTCATTATCGCCCTCTGTAAGGTACAGACAGTTACCTTTGAAAAGGTAGCCAACGCTTTTGAGACCTCAGTAGATTCGAAGTCATCACTCAGACGTATTCAAAGATTTATTGCTGATTATTCGTTGGATGGAGATTTGATCGCTCGTCTTATATTTAGTCTCCTTCCTAAGCAAGAGGGATTGATCTTGAGTATTGATAGGACCAATTGGAAGTTTGGTCAGACCAACATCAACATTTTTAAGTTGGGAGTTGTCTATAAAGGTGTTGCCTTCCCATTGTTATTTACTATGTTAGATAAGCCAGGGAACTCTAACAGTCAGGAGCGTATTGATCTTGTGAATCGTTTCATAAGACTTTTTGGCAAAGATGTTATTAAATCCATTGTAGCCGATAGAGAGTTTGTAGGTAATCATTGGTTGGATTTCTTGAATACAAATGGAATCAAATATTATATCCGCATTCGAAACAACTTTAAGGTAGAGCTTCCTGATAAGAACAAAACCATCAAAGTATTTCACTTGTTTAATCCACATAAGATCAATGAGTTTGTGTATTATCCTAAAATTGTACGTGTTAATGGTCAGCTTTGTTTCCTTTCCGGATGCAAGTTGTACCCAAAAAATGGAAAGCCTGATTTCTTAATCATTGTATCGTTCAACGCTCCTGATAAGGCCTTTGAACAATACAAAGAACGATGGCAGATAGAGATGTGTTTTAAAGCAATGAAAGCCAGTGGCTTTGATATTGAAAACACACACCTGCAAGATATTAAGCGTATTGAAAAATTAGTACTGCTTGTAATGATGGCTTTCGTATGGTGTTACAAAGTTGGTATATATTTACATCAGATTAAGCCTATCAAAATAAAAAAGCATGGAAGAATGGCTAAAAGCATATTCAAATATGGATTAGATTATATCGCTTCTGTGCTATTAAACCCTGTAAATCAAAACAATATGAACTTGACTAAATTTTTGTCATGTACTTAGGATATTTTTAGTTAAAATTTCTTCAAAAAAATAATACTGTAAGAGCTTACATTAGATATATTATTAAAACTGTAATTTAAATTTCCTCC
This window of the Flavobacteriaceae bacterium genome carries:
- a CDS encoding IS3 family transposase, yielding MNKSSKQRKEQVDKASKLSIVKQCDLLQIHRSSVYYIPKGESSLNLEIMRLIDEEHLLHPWLGVPRITTWLNMDKGYKINKKRIERLYRLMGLSAVGPKPNTSKRGKGALHRIYKYLLSKLKIRHSNQVWAMDITYIPVQGGYLYLCAIIDLYSRYVVGWSLSNTMTSNRCRETLQEAIEKHGKPEILNTDKGSQFTAYEFCHWVTHPDRAIKLSMDGKGRAIDNIFIERLWRSVKYEHVYLFPASDGRECYRGLKEYFEYYNTQRRHQSIGNQHPQTIYQQTLKIAA
- a CDS encoding aminotransferase class IV; this encodes MPLNFNGDLISGTRVKLTVDNRGFKYGDALFETVKIYHGKVIFWEDHYFRLMASMRMLRMKIPMNFTLENLEEEILKTVLPISNSKVLRARFSIYRKDGGYYMPDSNEVDYLIDVSESIVQRKNVYRIDLFKDFYHYSGLLSTLKTNNKILNILASVYAKDNGLDNCVLLNEKKNITEATNGNIFIVKGYTIKTPRLTEGCLKGILRKKIIEIITVDEDFTVEETAITPFEIQKADEVFITNAIIGIQPVTNYRKKAFATKVSEKLIKSLQLLEAKEKG
- a CDS encoding IS4 family transposase, translated to MKKTNASTKSSELNSVLSSHFQGKINLARIKLISHFIIALCKVQTVTFEKVANAFETSVDSKSSLRRIQRFIADYSLDGDLIARLIFSLLPKQEGLILSIDRTNWKFGQTNINIFKLGVVYKGVAFPLLFTMLDKPGNSNSQERIDLVNRFIRLFGKDVIKSIVADREFVGNHWLDFLNTNGIKYYIRIRNNFKVELPDKNKTIKVFHLFNPHKINEFVYYPKIVRVNGQLCFLSGCKLYPKNGKPDFLIIVSFNAPDKAFEQYKERWQIEMCFKAMKASGFDIENTHLQDIKRIEKLVLLVMMAFVWCYKVGIYLHQIKPIKIKKHGRMAKSIFKYGLDYIASVLLNPVNQNNMNLTKFLSCT
- a CDS encoding SRPBCC domain-containing protein, whose amino-acid sequence is MGKIKYEIEFPIHASPNMLYRYFTSPSGLEEWFADGVNSRGKLIIFMWEDSEETAIIVSKKQDEKVRYKWLESEGDETYFEFKIQVDAITKDVSLIITDFVDEDEIEESKLLWENQIDELKHRIGA